The genome window CCGATTTTTGCAAGCGAGGCAGTGTTGACCTAAAGTGGACTTGCTCGAATCTATCCGGGGTCGCGGATGGGAAAGATCCCGCCCCATGATGGGAGCCGCGCCGGGCAAACCTCAAAAAGCCCACAGCATTGAGGTGCTGTTTTTTGTGTCAGGTTACTTGCCCGGCCGTTGAGTCGTTTATGCCTTCACGTATCTCGCGTCGCAAAACCAGAGGTGACTACTGAAACTGAAGCCGTAAGCGATAGGAAGCGTCAGACTGAGGGAACAGCCTCGATGCTCCGGTAGTGTGTCCCTTTGGCGAGGATGGCCCAGGCGATCCTCGCCAGTTTGTTGGCCAGGGCACAGGCCACCACGTTCGAGTGTCGTCGCGCCAACAGGCTGCGAATCCAGACGCCCAATGCATCCGTGCGGTGCTCGATGCGCTGCATGACGGCCCGCGCACATTGCACCAGCAGCCGTCGCAGTTCCTTGTCGCCACGCTTGCTGATGCCCAGTAGCGTTGGTTTGCCGCCGGTGCTGTACTGCCGCGGCACCAGACCGACCGAAGCTGCAAACTGCCTTGCTGAGCCATATTGCTGAGCATCGCCCAACTCTGACATCAACACGCTGGCGGTCATCGGGCCAATGCCAGGAATCTCGAGCAGTCGTTCGCTGCGTTCATCCTCGTGTAGCTGGGTAAGCAACTCACGTTCGAGCTGGTGGATCTGCTCGTCCAGATACTTGAAGTGCGCCTGCAAACGTTCGAGCACGACCACCAGCCTCGGCGGCAACGATTCTGCCTCGAGCACGGCAGGCAGTCGCCGGATCACTGCCATGCCGCGCGGCAAGCTGATACCGAACTCCAACAGAAACGCATGAATCTGATTGATCGTGCCGGTGCGGTCACGCACCAGCCGCTCGCGCACACGGTGCAAGGCTGAAACGATCTGCTGGGCTTCGTTGTGCGGGCTCACGAAACGCATGCTCGAACGAGCGGCTGCTTCGCAGATCGCCTGGGCGTCCGCGAAATCGTTCTTGTTGCCTTGCCGGAACGGTTTGACGAATTGCGGAGAAATCAGCTTGGCCTCATGGCCCAGCGCTTGAAGTCGACGTGCGATCCAGTGAGCACCGGCGCAGGCCTCCATGACCACAATGCAACGCGGAAAATTGCCCAGCAGCGTGAACATCTGGCTACGCGTGAGCTTTTTACGGAACACCATCCTGCCTGACGCATCCTGTCCATGCAGGTGGAAGCAGTGCTTGCCGAGATCGATTCCGATCAGCGATACCGTGTCCATGATGGCCCTCCAGAAGGACAAAATCCTCACTCAGCGTAGTCCACTGAGTGAGGATCGGGCTGACCATCCTATTAAGCCCGCATCGCTGCGGGCTTTTTCGGGTTCGCCGGAAGACGACGAAGCAAGGACGCTCAGACCACCCCGGCCCCATGCGCCTGCAGATCGGCGTGATAGCTCGAGCGCACCATCGCGCCGACGGCCGCGTGCGTGAAGCCCATCTTGTACGCCTCTTCCTCGTACATCTTGAACGTATCCGGATGCACGTACGCCCGCACCGGCAGGTGGTGCTCGGACGGCTGCAGGTACTGGCCGATCGTCAGCATGTCGACGTCGTGCGCGCGCAGGTCGCGCATCACCTGCAGGATTTCCTCCTCGGTTTCGCCGAGGCCGACCATCAGGCCCGACTTCGTCGCGACGTCCGGATGCAGCGCCTTGAAGTCCTTCAGGAGCTTCAGCGAGTGCGCGTAGTCCGAACCCGGGCGCGCTTCCTTGTACAGGCGCGGCACCGTTTCGAGGTTGTGATTCATCACGTCCGGCGGCGCGGCGTTCAGGATCGAGATCGCACGGTCGAGACGGCCGCGGAAGTCCGGCGTCAGGATTTCGATGCGCGTTTCCGGCGACTGCTCGCGCACTTCGCGGATGCACTCGACGAAGTGACCGGCGCCGCCGTCGCGCAGGTCGTCGCGGTCGACGCTCGTGATCACCACGTACTTGAGCTTCAGCGCGCCGATCGTGCGCGCGAGGTTCTTCGGCTCGTCCGGATCCAGCGGATCGGGGCGGCCATGGCCGACGTCGCAGAACGGGCAGCGGCGCGTGCACTTGTCGCCCATGATCATGAACGTCGCGGTGCCCTTGCCGAAGCACTCGCCGATGTTCGGGCAGCTCGCTTCCTCGCACACCGTATGCAGGTTGTGCTCGCGCAGGATCGTCTTGATCTCGTTGAAGCGCGAGCTGCCGGTGGCCGCCTTCACGCGGATCCACTCGGGCTTCTTCAGCTTCTCGATCGGAATGACCTTGATCGGGATGCGCGCCGTCTTCGCCTGCGCCTTCTGCTTGGCGGTCGGATCGTAGGCAGGGGTCGCGGCCGAATCGGCCGGTGCGGGGGAAGCGGTAACGTCAGTCATTCGAATGTTGTTCCAGTGCCTGCGGCTTGTCGGCGGCCGCGGATGCGCCGTCGAGGTTGGCGATCAGACGGCGCACCAGCGTGTGGGCGACGTCGTTCCAGTCGGCGGCAACCTCGAGGCTCGCCATGTCGACAGTTTCCAGTCCGGCATAGCCGCACGGGTTGATCGCAAGAAACGGGCGCAGATCCATCTTCACGTTCAGGCTCAGCCCGTGATAGCTGCAGCCGTTGCGGATCTTCAGGCCGAGGGCCGCGATTTTCGCGCCCTCGTGCACGCCGGACGCCACGTAGATCCCGGGCGCGCCCGCCTTGCGGACCGAAGCGAGATTATACGCCGCGAGGGTTTCGATCACGGCCTCCTCGATCTTCGTCACCAGCGTGCGCACCATCAGCTTGCGCCGGCGCAGGTCCAGCAGCAGGTACGCGACGATCTGACCGGGGCCGTGGTAAGTGATTTGCCCGCCGCGGTCGACCTTCACGAGCGGCACGCCGCTGTCGGCCACCAGCAGGTGGGCCGGGTCGCCGGCCTGGCCGAGCGTGTAGACCGGCGGGTGCTCGACCAGCCAGATCTCGTCGCCGGTGTCGGCGGTGCGCGTGTCGGTGAACGCGCGCATCGCGTCGAAGCTCGCCTCGTAGGTCTCGACGCCCCGCCACCGCACGGTGACCGGCGGGGCCGGCTGATCCGGGGACCCGGCGGGCGATGCGGAAACGGCAACAGGCGTGGACACGATGGAAACCGGCGAAACGGACATGGGCGGTAGTTTACCGAAAACCCGTGGGTCTCGCCGGCCTTGGGAGGGGGACGGATCGCCGGTATCCGTCGGAGGAAATGATGGTCAGACGGTGCGCCAGCCGTCGTGGAGCAGCGCGGACAGCCGTTCACGCAGCCGTGCCAGCCCGCCGAGCGCGACTTCCCGGGGCGGCCGCGACACCGAGAACGCCACGCGCGTGCCCTCCCGGCCCTCCGCGCTGAGCCACAGCCGCTCGCCGCGGCGCAGCTTCAGCGTTTCGCCGTCGACCAGGAAGTAGTCGTTGACGTCGTTGCTGCGCGTCGCCCACACCGGCCCGCTCTGGACGATCAGCCGCGTGCTGCGTTGTACCTTCATCGGCACGGTTTCGCCCGCGGGGATTTCGAACGTGATGCTTGAAGAAATTTCTTGCATGATCGACTCCGCCAAAAAGTGCTTCGATGGCTACAATCGTAGTCACTCCAAGGCGTCAGACAAAACGACCAATTTTCACGTCGATGTGAGGAAAATTAGCAAATGGACCTCCGCCAGCTACCTGCGCTGAACGCGATTCGCGCGTTCGAAGCCGCCGCCCGTCACGAGAATTTCTCGCGCGCCGCCGACGAGCTGTTCGTCACGCACGGCGCGGTGAGCCACCAGGTACGCGCACTTGAGGAAGAACTCGGCGTGCAGCTGTTCACGCGCAACGGCAAGCGGCTGTGCCTGACCGACGCCGGCATGCGCTACGCGCAGCAGATTCGCACCGCGCTGATGGTGATCGCCGATGCGACCCGCGACGTGCGCGCGAGCGACCGCGACCGGCGGCTCGTGGTGTCGATGCTGTCGTCGTTCGCCGCGCGCTTCATCACGCCGCGCATCGGCACGTTCATCGAGCGGCATCCGGAAATCGACGTCGAGCTGCAGTCGACCAACTCGCTCACCGATTTCGCACGCGACGACGTCGACATCGCGATCCGCTTCGGTCAAGGCAACTATCCGGGGCTGCATGTCGAGCCGCTGTTCGACGAGGTGTTCTTTCCGGCGTGTGCGCCGACGCTGAACGGCGGCAAGCTGCCGCAAACGCCCGCCGATCTCGCGCACTACAACCTGCTGCGCTCGGACGACGAGCTGTGGCGGCCGTGGTTCGACGCGGCCGGGCTCAAGACGCTGACCGAGCCGAAACGGGGGATTCTGTACCAGGATTCGTCGAACCTGCTGCTGGCCGCGATCGACGGCCAGGGCATCGCGCTCGTGCGCCGCTCGCTCGCGGTGCACGACCTGCTCGACGGGCGCATCGTGCGCCTGTTCGACATCGACGGGCCGAGCCCGTGGCACTATTTTTTCGTGTGTCCGCCGCCGCTCGTGAACACGCCGCGCGTGCAGGCGTTCAGGACCTGGCTGCTTCAGGAAGTCGCCGAATACAAGCGGCTGTGCGACGAGCTGGACGCGCGGCGCGCGGCGGGGAAGACCCCCGCCGAGTGCGCGCAGGAAGGAGGATGGAAGGCGCTTAGAGTACGACCTTGACCATAGGGTGGCCGGTCAGTGCACGGTAGATGTTGTCGAGCTGTTCCTGGCTCGTCGCCCGCACGGTGATCGTGAGGCCCGTGTAATTACCGCCGCTCGACGCACGCTCCTCGATCTTCTCGACATCGATCTCGTTGTCGTGAACCGCGACGACCTTGAAGATCGTGTCCTTGAACTCGGGGTGCGCCTTGCCCATGATCTTGATCGGGAAATCGCACGGGAACTCCAGCAGCGACTCCTTCCGGGTATCGATCGCGCCGGTCACCTCGATGGTTTTGGTCGGTTCGCTCATCATTTGCTCCGGGTTAGGTCAAACTGTTCAAACTCGCGCGCTTTCGCGCGCTGGTACGCGTCGTACAACGCCGCGAATACGGGGCCCGGCTTGCCGCCCTGCACGGGCAGATCGTCGAGCGACGTGACGGGCAGCACTTCCTTCGTGGCCGACGTGATCATGATTTCGTCGGCCGCGCGCAACTCCACTTCGCTGATCTCGCGTGCGACGAACGGGATCTTGCATTCGTCCGCCAGTTCCTCGATCAGCGCGTAGCGGATCCCCTCGAGGATCTTGTTGCTGCGCGGCGGCGCGAGCAGCTCGCCGTTCTTCACGATCCACACGTTCGACGACGAGCCTTCCGTCAGGTTGCCGTCGCGCAGCTGCAGCGTCTCGAACGCATCGCGTTCGGCCGCATGCTGCGCCATCAGCACGTTGCCGAGCAGCGAGATCGACTTGATGTCGCAATGCAGCCAGCGACGATCCTCGGCCGTCACGCAACGCACGCCCCGCGCGCGTTCTTCGGCGGACGGCAGGCGCAGCGGGCTCGTCATCACGAACACCGTCGGCACCGCGTTCGCCGGGAACGCGTGGCCGCGCTTCGCGACGCCGCGCGTCACCTGCAGATAGACCAGCGCGTTGCCGTCGCCGAGCCCTTCGGCATTCGCCGCGACGACGCGCTCGATCAGCGCACGCCAGCCCGCGTCGTCGTGCGGGCTCGCGATGCCGATCTTCTTCAGGCTGCGCTCGAGCCGTGCCAGATGCTGCTCGATCCGGAACGGCACGTGCGCGCCGTCGTGCGCATAAACGGGGACAACTTCATACACGCCATCGCCGAAGATGAACCCGCGGTCGAGCACCGGTACACGGGCTTCCGACAGCGGCACCATTTCCTCCTGCGACGAGACGCTGAGGTAGACGATCGGTTCGAATTCGGCTTGGCTCATAGCTATGTCAGATGGGGATGAAGTCGCGAAAACAAAGGCCCGTCGTGCTTACTTCTTCTTGCTGAACATCAGCAGGATCGAGTCCCAGATACGCCCGAAGATACCCGCTTCCGGCACGGCCTGCAGCGCGACGACCGGGAACTCCGACAGCGTCTTGCCGTCGGCGACGATCTTCACGGTGCCGACCTGCTGGCCTTCCGCGAGCGGCGCGATCAGCGGCGCGTTGACGTCGACTTCCGTCTTGATCTTGTCGCCGAGGCCGCGCGGCACGGTCGCCCACTGGTCGGCCTTCACGCCGACCTGCACGGTGTTGTCCTTGCCCTTGTAGACGCGCGGCGTCGACATCGCCTGGCCGCCCTTGAACAGGCGCACCGAATCGAACGCGCTGTAGCCGTAGTTCAGCATCTTCATGCTGTCCTGCGTGCGCTCGCCTTCCTTCTGCTCGCCCATCATCACCGACACCAGGCGGCGCTGGCCGTCCACGCCCGGGATCGCGCGCTTCGCCGACGCGATCAGGCAGTAGCCGGCCGCTTGCGTATGGCCCGTCTTCAGGCCGTCGACCGTCGGGTCGAGCCACAGCAGGCGGTTGCGGTTGCCCTGGCGGATGTTGTTGTACTTGAATTCCTTCTCCGAGAAGATGCTGTAGTACTGCGGAAAATCGCGGATCAGGTGCGCGGACAGCTTCGCGAGGTCGCCGGCCGTCGTGTAGTGGTTCGGGTCGGGCATGCCGTTCACGTCGGCGAAGTGCGTGCCCTTCATGCCGAGGCGCTGCGCCTCGTCGTTCATCAGCGTGACGAACTGCCCTTCGCTGCCGCCGACGAGTTCGGCCAGCGCGATCGCGGCGTCGTTGCCCGACTGGATGATCATCCCGTACACGAGGTCGTGCACCGACACCGGCTTGTTCGCCTCGATGAACATGCGCGACTCGTCGCGGCCGACGCGGCGCACGGCCTCGCTCGGCGTGACGATCTGCTCCATCGAGATCTTCTTCTTGTCGAGCGCCTCGAACACGAGGTACGCCGTCATCAGCTTCGTCAGCGACGCAGGCTCGACGCGTTCATCGGCATTGCCCGACGCGAGCACCGTGTTGC of Burkholderia sp. HI2500 contains these proteins:
- a CDS encoding IS110 family transposase, which produces MDTVSLIGIDLGKHCFHLHGQDASGRMVFRKKLTRSQMFTLLGNFPRCIVVMEACAGAHWIARRLQALGHEAKLISPQFVKPFRQGNKNDFADAQAICEAAARSSMRFVSPHNEAQQIVSALHRVRERLVRDRTGTINQIHAFLLEFGISLPRGMAVIRRLPAVLEAESLPPRLVVVLERLQAHFKYLDEQIHQLERELLTQLHEDERSERLLEIPGIGPMTASVLMSELGDAQQYGSARQFAASVGLVPRQYSTGGKPTLLGISKRGDKELRRLLVQCARAVMQRIEHRTDALGVWIRSLLARRHSNVVACALANKLARIAWAILAKGTHYRSIEAVPSV
- the lipA gene encoding lipoyl synthase; translation: MTDVTASPAPADSAATPAYDPTAKQKAQAKTARIPIKVIPIEKLKKPEWIRVKAATGSSRFNEIKTILREHNLHTVCEEASCPNIGECFGKGTATFMIMGDKCTRRCPFCDVGHGRPDPLDPDEPKNLARTIGALKLKYVVITSVDRDDLRDGGAGHFVECIREVREQSPETRIEILTPDFRGRLDRAISILNAAPPDVMNHNLETVPRLYKEARPGSDYAHSLKLLKDFKALHPDVATKSGLMVGLGETEEEILQVMRDLRAHDVDMLTIGQYLQPSEHHLPVRAYVHPDTFKMYEEEAYKMGFTHAAVGAMVRSSYHADLQAHGAGVV
- the lipB gene encoding lipoyl(octanoyl) transferase LipB, which gives rise to MSVSPVSIVSTPVAVSASPAGSPDQPAPPVTVRWRGVETYEASFDAMRAFTDTRTADTGDEIWLVEHPPVYTLGQAGDPAHLLVADSGVPLVKVDRGGQITYHGPGQIVAYLLLDLRRRKLMVRTLVTKIEEAVIETLAAYNLASVRKAGAPGIYVASGVHEGAKIAALGLKIRNGCSYHGLSLNVKMDLRPFLAINPCGYAGLETVDMASLEVAADWNDVAHTLVRRLIANLDGASAAADKPQALEQHSND
- a CDS encoding DUF2917 domain-containing protein, whose translation is MQEISSSITFEIPAGETVPMKVQRSTRLIVQSGPVWATRSNDVNDYFLVDGETLKLRRGERLWLSAEGREGTRVAFSVSRPPREVALGGLARLRERLSALLHDGWRTV
- a CDS encoding transcriptional regulator GcvA, whose protein sequence is MDLRQLPALNAIRAFEAAARHENFSRAADELFVTHGAVSHQVRALEEELGVQLFTRNGKRLCLTDAGMRYAQQIRTALMVIADATRDVRASDRDRRLVVSMLSSFAARFITPRIGTFIERHPEIDVELQSTNSLTDFARDDVDIAIRFGQGNYPGLHVEPLFDEVFFPACAPTLNGGKLPQTPADLAHYNLLRSDDELWRPWFDAAGLKTLTEPKRGILYQDSSNLLLAAIDGQGIALVRRSLAVHDLLDGRIVRLFDIDGPSPWHYFFVCPPPLVNTPRVQAFRTWLLQEVAEYKRLCDELDARRAAGKTPAECAQEGGWKALRVRP
- a CDS encoding HP0495 family protein, whose amino-acid sequence is MSEPTKTIEVTGAIDTRKESLLEFPCDFPIKIMGKAHPEFKDTIFKVVAVHDNEIDVEKIEERASSGGNYTGLTITVRATSQEQLDNIYRALTGHPMVKVVL
- a CDS encoding D-amino acid aminotransferase, whose translation is MSQAEFEPIVYLSVSSQEEMVPLSEARVPVLDRGFIFGDGVYEVVPVYAHDGAHVPFRIEQHLARLERSLKKIGIASPHDDAGWRALIERVVAANAEGLGDGNALVYLQVTRGVAKRGHAFPANAVPTVFVMTSPLRLPSAEERARGVRCVTAEDRRWLHCDIKSISLLGNVLMAQHAAERDAFETLQLRDGNLTEGSSSNVWIVKNGELLAPPRSNKILEGIRYALIEELADECKIPFVAREISEVELRAADEIMITSATKEVLPVTSLDDLPVQGGKPGPVFAALYDAYQRAKAREFEQFDLTRSK
- a CDS encoding D-alanyl-D-alanine carboxypeptidase family protein, with the translated sequence MRLSPQGLKSLASSIAFGTAARNVALGVMLPVALASTIVVAEAKPAAKAKAAHAAPAATEQFTGAPATYMPGAVPPPGVNARSWVLVDATSNTVLASGNADERVEPASLTKLMTAYLVFEALDKKKISMEQIVTPSEAVRRVGRDESRMFIEANKPVSVHDLVYGMIIQSGNDAAIALAELVGGSEGQFVTLMNDEAQRLGMKGTHFADVNGMPDPNHYTTAGDLAKLSAHLIRDFPQYYSIFSEKEFKYNNIRQGNRNRLLWLDPTVDGLKTGHTQAAGYCLIASAKRAIPGVDGQRRLVSVMMGEQKEGERTQDSMKMLNYGYSAFDSVRLFKGGQAMSTPRVYKGKDNTVQVGVKADQWATVPRGLGDKIKTEVDVNAPLIAPLAEGQQVGTVKIVADGKTLSEFPVVALQAVPEAGIFGRIWDSILLMFSKKK